Part of the bacterium genome is shown below.
GGTGTGTGGCGCGCCCGCGGGCGACGTCGTACGCGGACGGGAAATCGTGCTGACGGCCCTGGAGGTGGACGACGATGCCCCGGATCGTTGATGTCCGCCGGAACGTGCTGGCGAAAAACGACGCCCTCGCCGCCGGGCTGCGCGCGAGGTTCGCGGACGCCGGCGTCTGCGTGGTGACGCTCGTGTCGAGCCCCGGCGCGGGCAAGACCGCGCTGCTCGCCGAGACGCTCAGGCGGCTCGGGACCCGCGTCCGCGTCGCCGCCCTGGTCGGCGACCTCGCGACCGACCATGACGCCGTGCGCCTGCGGGCCGCCGGCGCACCGGTGCGGCAGATCACGACCGGGACCGTGTGCCATCTGGATGCCTCGATGGTGGAGCGCGCGCTCGAGGGCTGGGATCTCCGCTCGCTCGACCTGCTCTTCATCGAAAACGTCGGCAACCTGGTCTGTCCCGCGTCTTACGATCTCGGCGAAGACCTGCGCGCCGTCCTGCTCTCCGTGACCGAAGGAGAAGACAAGCCGGTGAAATATCCCGTGATCTTCCACGGCGCCGACCTGGCCGTGATCACGAAGGTCGATCTCGCGGAGGCGGCCGGTTACGACGAAGCGCTGGCGCGCGGCTACCTCGAGGCGGTGCGCCCGGGACTCGAGGGGCTGCGCGTCTCCGTGAAAACCGGCGAGGGCCTGACGGCCTGGCTGTCGCGTCTCGACGCCGGGCTCGCCGCAAAGCGCGCCGGCGCGCCCGCGTGACGGCCGGGGCGGCGCGGACCGCGGAGACCGGCCGCGACCCGCGGCTGGGGTATCAGTTCGCGGCGCTCAACGCGGTGATCAGCGGCTTCGCCGTCTACGTCAACAACGTCGGCGTGCGGATGTTTGCGGACTCCACGCTGTACACCGCGCTCAAGAACGGCGTGGTCGCCGTCGCGGTGGTGCTGCCGTTTCTCGTCAGCCGCTCCCGGCGCGCGGAGCTGGCGCGGCTCAACGGCGCGCAGTGGAGCCTGCTCGTGCTCATCGCCCTCGTCGCGGGCAGCCTCGCCTACGGCGTGGACTTCCGCGGGCGTCAGATCAGCACGGCGACGACGGCCGCGGTGATCGGCCACGCGCAGTTTCTGCTGGTCGCGGCGCTGGCGGCCGCCTTCCTCGGCGAGCGGTTCCCGCGGACGGTCCCCGTAGCGCTCGCCGTGCTGGCGGCGGGGTTGACGCTCGGCGTCCGGGTTCACGACGTGCGCCTCGACGCCGGGGTGCCGCTGCTCGCGGCGGGCACGGTGCTCTTCGCCGTGGGCGCCGTGTTGATCAAGGTGGCGCTCCGCACCGTCTCGGTCGCGACGGTGGTCGCGGTCAAAATGGCGCTCGGCGCCGCGCTGCTCTTCGCCTATCTTGCGGCCACCGGCGGCCTCGCCGCCGCGGCCCACCTCTCCCGGTTGCAATGGGGATTTGTCCTCGTCACCGGGCTCATCTTGCTCGCGTTTACGCTCACCGCGGTCGCCGGCCTGCGCCACGCCTCGGCCACGGGGGTGGCGGCGATCTCGGCCGGGGCGCCGATTGTGACCGCCGCGCTCGTCGCGACAACACGCCGCCTGCCGATTCACGCAGAGCAGCTGCTCGGGTTCGGCCTTGTGCTGGCCGCCCTCCTCACCGT
Proteins encoded:
- the hypB gene encoding hydrogenase nickel incorporation protein HypB, with translation MPRIVDVRRNVLAKNDALAAGLRARFADAGVCVVTLVSSPGAGKTALLAETLRRLGTRVRVAALVGDLATDHDAVRLRAAGAPVRQITTGTVCHLDASMVERALEGWDLRSLDLLFIENVGNLVCPASYDLGEDLRAVLLSVTEGEDKPVKYPVIFHGADLAVITKVDLAEAAGYDEALARGYLEAVRPGLEGLRVSVKTGEGLTAWLSRLDAGLAAKRAGAPA
- a CDS encoding EamA family transporter, whose protein sequence is MTAGAARTAETGRDPRLGYQFAALNAVISGFAVYVNNVGVRMFADSTLYTALKNGVVAVAVVLPFLVSRSRRAELARLNGAQWSLLVLIALVAGSLAYGVDFRGRQISTATTAAVIGHAQFLLVAALAAAFLGERFPRTVPVALAVLAAGLTLGVRVHDVRLDAGVPLLAAGTVLFAVGAVLIKVALRTVSVATVVAVKMALGAALLFAYLAATGGLAAAAHLSRLQWGFVLVTGLILLAFTLTAVAGLRHASATGVAAISAGAPIVTAALVATTRRLPIHAEQLLGFGLVLAALLTVYGVGAAEEGRTLTPAGRTPPRFGPAPSRRSRPRPSRGSDTAAYS